The following DNA comes from Longimicrobium sp..
TGCCGCCGGAGCCGTCGTCCAGCGCGAGCACCACCGCCTCGCGCACGCCGGGGTGGGCTGCGAGCCGCGCCTCGATCTCGCCCGGCTCCACGCGGAAGCCGCGCACCTTCACCTGGAAGTCGGTGCGCCCCAGGTACTCCAGAACCGCAGTGCGAGAGTGCGAAAGTTCGAAAGTGCGCTCTGTCTCGCGCGAGCCCGGGGCACTCTCGCGCTCTCGCACGTTCGCAGCGGCCAGCCACCGGCAGAGGTCGCCGGTGCGGTACAGCCGCGCCCCCGGCTCGCCGAAGGGGTCGGGGACGAAGCGCTCCGCCGTCAGCCGCGGCCGGCCCAGGTATCCCCGCGCCACCGCCACGCCGCCGATGAACAGCTCGCCCGCCACGCCGACGGGCACCGGCTCGCCCGCGCGGTCCAGGACGTAGACCGCCGAGTTGTGGATCGCCCGGCCGATGGAAACGCGCTCCGCGCCGGGGTCGCACGCCCACTCGGTCACCTCGCCCGACTCGGTGGGCCCGTACTGGTTGGTCAGCTCCACGCCGGGAAGGCGCTGGTGGAACTGCCGCGCCAGCCCTGCGGAGACCGCCTCGCCGCTCACCGGCACGCGCAGGAGCCCGGTGCAGAGCGCCGCGTCGGGGTGCTCCAGGAAGAGCGGGAGCATGGAGGGGACGAAGTGCGCCACGGTGACCCCCTCGCGGCGGATGACCTCCACCAGGTACGCCGGGTCGCGGTGGCCGCCGGGGCGCGCCATCACCAGCCGGGCACCCACCATCAGCGGCCAGAAGAACTCCCAGAACGAGACGTCGAAGGAGAAGGGCGTCTTCTGCAGCAGCGCCTCGTCCGGCGTCATCCCGTAGCGGTCCTGCATCCACGCCAGCCGGTTCACCAGGCTCCCGTGCTCCAGCATCACCCCCTTGGGGCGGCCGGTGGAGCCCGAGGTGAACAGCACGTGCGCCAGGTTCCGCGGCCCGAGCCCCTCGCGGCCGGGATTCGTCTCCGGCTGGTTTGCCCATCCCTCATCGCCGGTGAGGTCGAGCACCGGGATCGTGGTCCCCGCCGACAGCGCGGCGGCGGTGCCGGCCTGCGGCGGGTGCGTCAGGAGGACGGCGGGGACGCTGTCCTCGACCATGTTGCGGAGCCGGTCCACCGGGTAGCTGGCGTCGAGCGGAACGTAGGCGCCGCCGGCCTTGAGGATGCCCAGCAGCCCCACCACCATCTCCACGCTGCGCTCCACGCAGATCCCCACCCGCGTGTCGGCGCCCACGCCGAGCGCGCGGAGGTGGTGCGCCAGCCGGTTGGCCCGCCGGT
Coding sequences within:
- a CDS encoding amino acid adenylation domain-containing protein translates to VDRLPMLPEAERRLVVREFNHTRREYPRGACVHELFEAQAERTPDAEALVCEHESLSYAELNRRANRLAHHLRALGVGADTRVGICVERSVEMVVGLLGILKAGGAYVPLDASYPVDRLRNMVEDSVPAVLLTHPPQAGTAAALSAGTTIPVLDLTGDEGWANQPETNPGREGLGPRNLAHVLFTSGSTGRPKGVMLEHGSLVNRLAWMQDRYGMTPDEALLQKTPFSFDVSFWEFFWPLMVGARLVMARPGGHRDPAYLVEVIRREGVTVAHFVPSMLPLFLEHPDAALCTGLLRVPVSGEAVSAGLARQFHQRLPGVELTNQYGPTESGEVTEWACDPGAERVSIGRAIHNSAVYVLDRAGEPVPVGVAGELFIGGVAVARGYLGRPRLTAERFVPDPFGEPGARLYRTGDLCRWLAAANVRERESAPGSRETERTFELSHSRTAVLEYLGRTDFQVKVRGFRVEPGEIEARLAAHPGVREAVVLALDDGSGGKRLVGYFVGEALDSEALRAHLSAQLPEYMVPAALV